Genomic DNA from Trichoderma asperellum chromosome 5, complete sequence:
GAAAGCTTAGCGTGTCTGGCATAGTCAAGCAGACTGATACATCAACCTCAACTGCCAAGGCTTCCGGTTCTCGATTTCCATTCTTTGGGCGCAAAAAATCTGCTTCTGAGAGCGCAGCAAATgacagagaaaaaagggataAACAGAAAGTGCCCAGAAAAGGCCCAGCGGCTGGCACAGGTCACGAGGGTTACGGACGAATCGGCGCTGTTCGACGACGGAGTGGGATCATTCCGAATCATCAAGTATCGAATGAGAGCCTTGTTAGTGGTGACTCCTTCCTGGCCGACCGCATAAATCCTGTTATTATATCAGGAGGAGCTATCGTTGAAAATCGAAACGCCAGTGCCGAGCTCATCAGGTCAGAGAGCAACCTGAGTTTATCAACAAACGAACGCCCAAGCATCGATTCAGTAGCAGCTTCTACcatctcttctgcttcaaaAGATGTGCCAAGAACATCTTTCTGGCCTTCAGCCATCCCTCGTGGACCTCCTAATGCTCGGAGGCCATCTGATAACACCGATACCAGTAGCGTGACCATGGGATCTACTTTGGCATTCCGGCGATCAATTCAACGACTAAAGTCGTTTCCGGACAATCCTTTGCAACTGCCACAACCGATAAACACCAGCGGGGCAATTTCATCGCCAATGACTAGCTTTGATACCAGCATTATGTCTGATGAGTCTTCGCTATTTAATATTCAGCAACGACCATCTCATGAGTTGAGAAATGCCCAGCCAGCACCTAAAAAACTGCAGAAGAAGCCTCGATCTCCAAGAAAGTGGAATTTCTTCAGTAGATCAAACACTCAGCCCAAACCGAAGAAAGCAAGTGAGACAGTTGCAGTCACTGTTCAGCCTGTGGAGAAGAAACCTGTGGCCTTTTATACCATAATGGACTCGCCTGAACAAGAGCCTGTAGACCTACGGGAAATTCTACGGGAAGCTGACGCCTACTCACGCTCGCCTGCCGAGATAGGTACCCCTGAACTGCAGGCAGCTGAAGGGCAGTCTCCCATTCTATCGCAGTTGCAGCCTCCAGCAAACATCATACCGCAGCGTCCTTTGCCTAGCCAGGAACTTCAGGCCAGAATACCCGAACCCATCCTTCCACAAATTGAAGGAGATGTTCCAGTTGCTATGACGCTAAGCTCCGGAAGGCCCAGTCGACTACCGCAAGTAGGCAGAATTCCCCATGTGGTGAGCAACCGTCCAGAGGCGACCTCCCCTCGTAGCTTCTCACGACCGTTTGGGACAAATCAGCCGCTGGCTTTGCATATACCTCCAACGCGTGGTTTAGGCATGAACTCTAGGGTGCCTAATTTTTCCAAGCCATCCACACCCATCCCGGATGCAAGCGGTGAAGGCTCAACCACCGACGCAGGGACAgaattttccttcttcagcgaGCCTAGATCACATATATCTCCCGGTCCTCCAACCACACAAGAGTTCCTAGCATTTTCTCCTCGAAAGAATTCGGACTGTACCAGTTCGACTGAATCTTGTGTCTACAGCTATGTAGAGGCGACCGCTGTCATCCCAAAGCCTGATGATCCACCTGCAGAAGATGAGGTTTGGGATGAGTATAATGATCTTCTGGGGGAAGAAGCTGTGAAAGATCGACAATCAACCACATCTTCCAAGGGCGTTCCTTTTCATCTCGAAACATATCAAATGAAGCTCATGAAGGAAAAGTCTCTTGAGTCTCCAACGATCGTCACTGATAGCCGCAAACTGTCGACTCTCTCAGATGCCCCAACAGCTTCCACTTCCTTTAGTGCTGATATGACGGAGAGAATTCGGAAAGCCTTTCAGCCTCATCCCAGCCCTACCGTACCCTCGCCGGTGCCAGAGGATACAGAGCAATATCATGGTGGGCATTCAAGGAAGCCTAGTGCCGCTGAGACGACTCGACACAGCACTGTTTCTTCTCACAGGTCCAGGCAATCGAGTTCATCCAACTCTTCAGAAGAAGGAACACCTCTGGCTCAGGTGAATCTTCGTGTAGGATCTATGACCGTTAGTAAATGGCTTACTTTTGGCCAAGTTCTCTTCAGCGACATTCGCCATGGACTGGTGCGGGGCCAAGAGTCCCTAGAACGCCCCCAAGTTCTCGTGATCGATGGGCTCGGCAACGATGACTGGTCATTTTACGCTGCGGAAACATACTCAGCCGCCAGTTTCTTCAACTTATCCCCACGTGCTCCTTTACCTGCCGAAGTACAGAGCTCTCCATCTCGCTATCCCTTGAGCCCACCCAACCATCATCAAGTTCAGTATCTTTCCCATCTTGATGAGTTTCCATTTGATTCGCAGACTTTTAATTGCGTTGTTTATCGTTTcccagccgccgccacggAGGCGCATTATCAGAATGTACTTTCTGAAGCCCGTCGTGTGCTCAAGCCGGGTGGATATCTTGAACTATCTATTCTTGATGTCGACCTCAATAACAT
This window encodes:
- a CDS encoding uncharacterized protein (EggNog:ENOG41): MASPKAGYGLPAKPTDGFRRRPEDSRMLSGIPKSTFRASERETDTSRIAKQDQLQSRGTSRVPLPSTARRPSASQKPVSKLASDRQSKSWGSATSSSGHSRSHTQTESGSSSSSRSFDSGSRLGQNVPRRKNPSLSPDAASLLGDSPNLGSGSPKRRSQVIIDPALGIQLDPGVIISPSSVYNEEPSNVSKPVGQSPVIYPELDRYRHHDRAQNVLNRQIADIPYRLATHDLPPPTPGSLLFSANSSQVSAISGSPSTRFSASPGPGPYSRDTTPTSISSQSPGLFVPSRGFPLTKTRQHSPAFTRPPVTRRRTGSISNEVDLISVDPHGLAAVRESLTSSSSSSTVKGSVVNTKRERKGGKVLGVPPQSPPPRKSSQRFRTSQDDEELSPRQHLQQRAQPIEMSPPAKSSLSPRSYQSPSPQAMPPRRPSRDGTADLKSQLFTPIPVIQSTLALRAANMERRDSESSMAHPSQPSVSQANKSASTSNLLTSEQPIPPSRLAGRRKLSVSGIVKQTDTSTSTAKASGSRFPFFGRKKSASESAANDREKRDKQKVPRKGPAAGTGHEGYGRIGAVRRRSGIIPNHQVSNESLVSGDSFLADRINPVIISGGAIVENRNASAELIRSESNLSLSTNERPSIDSVAASTISSASKDVPRTSFWPSAIPRGPPNARRPSDNTDTSSVTMGSTLAFRRSIQRLKSFPDNPLQLPQPINTSGAISSPMTSFDTSIMSDESSLFNIQQRPSHELRNAQPAPKKLQKKPRSPRKWNFFSRSNTQPKPKKASETVAVTVQPVEKKPVAFYTIMDSPEQEPVDLREILREADAYSRSPAEIGTPELQAAEGQSPILSQLQPPANIIPQRPLPSQELQARIPEPILPQIEGDVPVAMTLSSGRPSRLPQVGRIPHVVSNRPEATSPRSFSRPFGTNQPLALHIPPTRGLGMNSRVPNFSKPSTPIPDASGEGSTTDAGTEFSFFSEPRSHISPGPPTTQEFLAFSPRKNSDCTSSTESCVYSYVEATAVIPKPDDPPAEDEVWDEYNDLLGEEAVKDRQSTTSSKGVPFHLETYQMKLMKEKSLESPTIVTDSRKLSTLSDAPTASTSFSADMTERIRKAFQPHPSPTVPSPVPEDTEQYHGGHSRKPSAAETTRHSTVSSHRSRQSSSSNSSEEGTPLAQVNLRVGSMTVSKWLTFGQVLFSDIRHGLVRGQESLERPQVLVIDGLGNDDWSFYAAETYSAASFFNLSPRAPLPAEVQSSPSRYPLSPPNHHQVQYLSHLDEFPFDSQTFNCVVYRFPAAATEAHYQNVLSEARRVLKPGGYLELSILDVDLNNMGNRGRRAIRQLKERMNGTSPDTNLASTADLIVRLLGKSGFSTIKAARVGVPVASSITSSDDNSQGKGSAEIKKKKPKDQPSLAEMMRDHSSNADEGITNMVSRVGRWWYSRCYENATSHSSGKSIWNDKALLRECEELGTSLKLMVCCARAP